In Triticum aestivum cultivar Chinese Spring chromosome 5B, IWGSC CS RefSeq v2.1, whole genome shotgun sequence, the following proteins share a genomic window:
- the LOC123116351 gene encoding uncharacterized protein, with product MAIKRVFPGDHPDFKVDTSCGAPRFTFCNRARYCSSTDYQETRALGVGAYGGVVEARHLTNGWTVAVKKPLPCAHEGAGIACGCADARTLREAAFLAACHRHRAIVELRALSLDRCAGKLSVVMECVGPSLHEVLHESGWTRSGPVRSRSGPSFGPAAGGPGRTGPSCITVLILGTGPAMKKPGPDRADRPTATGGDLPGCGGELCDVRGCSGEVGHMRDSRPQGVCWAARLLFMNREL from the coding sequence ATGGCCATCAAGCGCGTCTTCCCCGGCGACCACCCCGACTTCAAGGTGGACACCAGCTGCGGCGCCCCGAGGTTCACCTTCTGCAACAGGGCGCGCTACTGCAGCTCCACCGACTACCAGGAGACGCGCGCGCTCGGCGTGGGCGCCTACGGCGGCGTCGTCGAGGCGCGCCACCTCACCAACGGCTGGACCGTCGCCGTCAAGAAGCCGCTCCCCTGCGCGCACGAGGGCGCCGGCATCGCGTGCGGCTGCGCCGACGCCCGTACGCTGCGCGAGGCCGCGTTCCTCGCGGCGTGCCACCGCCACCGCGCCATCGTCGAGCTCCGGGCGCTCTCGCTCGACCGCTGCGCCGGGAAGCTCTCCGTGGTCATGGAGTGCGTCGGGCCCAGCCTGCACGAGGTCCTCCACgagtcagggtggacacggtccgggccggtccggtcccggtccgggccgtcgtttggaccggccgccggcggtccgGGCCGGACCGGACCGAGCTGCATCACGGTCCTGATTTTGGGGACCGGACCGGCGATGAAGAAGCCCGGGCCGGACCGAGCGGACCGACCAACGGCCACCGGCGGTGACTTGCCCGGGTGCGGCGGCGAGTTGTGCGACGTGCGTGGTTGCTCTGGCGAGGTGGGTCACATGCGCGACAGCCGGCCGCAAGGTGTGTGCTGGGCAGCGCGGCTGTTATTCATGAACCGCGAGCTCTAG